Below is a genomic region from Equus quagga isolate Etosha38 chromosome 17, UCLA_HA_Equagga_1.0, whole genome shotgun sequence.
AAGGCAGCTTTGGGGTCCGCATAAGCGCGCCCCTGACCGCACCTCCTCTCTCGAGCTCtgctttccccctcccccacccagcatTGGCTGTAGCAGGTCGCCGACAagaaaggcaaagggaagagagacagcCTTTCATTGAaggcctactaagtgccagggcCCAGGCTCATGCTCCCCTGCTTTTCTATGAGGGGCCTCCCAAATCTTCGGCGGGCATATGTGTGCAGGGAGAGAGCAGGCAGGTTAAAGAACGCCACTGTGCGTGCGGGAGTGGTGGCTGCTCAGCCTTTCCGGAGggaggccaggccccaggccagctCGCTGTTGGGGACTCGGGGTGGCATCCAGTGTCTGGACCTAGGCCTGCGCCCCACCACGTCGTGCTTGTGAGCCCCGTTGGGGCCCAATGCTTCTCTGAGCCTGCGTCTACTCTTCCCGCAGCTGCGGCCCGGGGTGGGGGCCATGCGGAGGCCCGCGAGGAGGCGAGCGGCCCGGAGCATCCTGTAGCCGAGATCGCCAAGGGCGGCGTGGCGGTGCCAGCGGCACCATGGAGACCCCGTATTCGATGACGGCGCACTACGACGAGTTCCAGGAGGTCAAGTACGTGAGCAGGTGCGGCACAGGAGGCGCGCGCGGGGCCTCGCTGCCCCCCGGCTTCCCGCTGGGCGCGGGGCGCAGCGCCACCGGGGCCCGGACCGGGCTGCCGCGCTGGAACCGGCGGGAAGTGTGCCTGCTGTCGGGGCTGGTGTTCGCCGCTGGCCTCTGCGCCATCCTGGCCGCCATGCTGGCGCTCAAGTACCTGGGCCCGGGCGCGGCGGGCGGCGGCTGCTCCGAGGGCTGCCCCGAGCGCAAGGCCTTCGCGCGAGCCGCCCGCTTCCTAGCCGCCAACCTGGACGCCAGCATAGACCCGTGCCAGGACTTCTACTCCTTCGCGTGCGGTGGCTGGCTGCGGCGCCACGCCATCCCCGACGACAAGCTCACCTACGGCACCATCGCGGCCATCGGCGAGCAGAACGAAGAGCGCCTGCGGCGCCTGCTGGCGCGGCCCGGGGGTGGGCCGGGCGGCGCGGCCCAGCGCAAGGTGCGCGCCTTCTTCCGCTCGTGCCTCGACATGCGCGAGATCGAGCGGCTCGGCCCGCGGCCCATGCTCGAGGTCATCGAGGACTGCGGCGGCTGGGACCTGGGTGGCGGCGCCGAGCGCCCGGGGGCCGCAGCGCGCTGGGACCTCAACCGGCTGCTCTACAAGGCGCAGGGCGTGTACAGCGCGGCCGCGCTCTTCTCGCTCACGGTCAGCCTGGACGACAGGAACTCCTCGCGCTACGTCATCCGCGTGAGTGCGTACCCCACCAGGCACCCAGCTCGCGGCCGGGGACCCGGGGCGCCGTGGCCCAGCACGCACGGCCCCCGCGCCCGGACGACCGGTGcagaaggggaggggaaaggagaggaggagagcgCGCATCGGCGGAGCGCGGGAGGAGGGCGCAAGTAATTTCCCTGGAGTAATTGCGGTGTTTAGCGGCGCCGCGGGAGTCGCAATTTCCCAGCCCTCTGGCAGGCCGGGAGAGCACGGAGGGAGGGCCGTGCCGATGGGGCTGTGGCGGGCTTGAAGGCCGGGAGCCCCAACTCTCAGTGCGGGCCCCGCGACTGCCCCTCACGGGTGAGAAACgtgaaggcttccaggaggaaggacctgggggaggggagtgctgGGGTCCCCAGGCTAGGCTGGTCAGGGGTGGGGGCTTCCGACAGCTtctctggagggagggaggggctagTGTCTTTGTGCTCCTGGGGCTTGTGACAATGGGTGTGTGGCATATCCTCTGTTTGGGCATTTGGGTGGGAATTCAGCCTGTTTTCAGGCACCTGGCATgttgacctctgacctctgacccccCGTCTCTCTTCCCAGATTGACCAGGATGGGCTCACCCTGCCAGAGAGGACCCTGTACTTAGCTCAGGATGAGGAGAGTGAGAAGGTGTGGGGGATTAGATTGGGGTTGCAGGGAaggcctggggctctgggagggcCAGACCAGGGCCTGGCACGGACCCCCACCCTTGACGTGCCCCCTCCTGGTGCAGATCCTAGCAGCATACCGGGTGTTCATGGAGCGCCTGCTCAGCCTGTTGGGTGCCGACGCCGTGGAGCAGAAGGCCCAGGAGATCCTGCAACTGGAGCAGCGTCTGGCCAACGTGAGAAGGGAGACTGCTGtagcctggggggaggggaccaTCTGGCAGGGCTGGGTCAACTCTGATCTCCACCCCTAGATCACAGTGTCAGAGTATGACGACCTCCGCCGAGACGTCAGGTCCATGTACAACAAGGTGACACTTGGGCAGCTGCAGAAGATCACCCCCCATGTGAGTGCGCCCCGCCCTGGGGGGGAGGCGTGGGTCCTGGGACTCCTGGAGGGGTCCCTCCCCAGGGAAGGGACAGGCCTTCCTTGGCCATGGACTCCCATGTCCTCTTATTGCCTCTCCCTGACCCCCTCCCTGTCTTCTGCGGTTCCTGCCACACCCAGCCCCACTGATCCCATCCATGTCCCCAAAGCTGCGGTGGAAGTGGCTGCTGGACCAGATCTTCCAGGAGAACTTCTCGGAGGACGAGGAGGTGGTGCTGCTGGCCACAGACTACATGCAGCAGGTGTCCCAGCTCATCCGCTCCACACCCCGCAGGTACAGGTGCCAGtcacccagcccctgcccacctgcccctccaAGGCCCTCCTCTGCACCCCAGACCTGTCTGCTTGGTGAGCTGTGCATTCCCACTTGCGCCTCTGTCCAGTAGCCACACTGGGGAGGCAAGCGAGGAGCACTGGGATAGGAGTTCAGATCCCTAGGCTCAGACCTGGCTCTCCCACCTGTTctgtgggaccctgggcagggctgtgagcTTCCTGAGCTGCAGTCCCCTCATCTGGGGATGGTGAGACTTCAGTGAGTCTGGACGTCAGAAAGGGGAAGTGTGGCTGCAACTCTGCTGCCCCAGGCCACCTCCGGGAGCGCCTCCCTGGTCTCTGCACACcttggggaggagcaggagcctCTCAAGCCTGCCCTTGGGGCAGACAGTCACCCCAAGTGTCCATTCTCCCACCTCATAGTAAGTCAGAAAATGATGCTGGCCCAGGACTCGTCCACATCGGGCACTTTGCTCAGCGGCTGGAGGGGTGTCCTGCTGAGTGTGGACCCCGCCCTTTTTCCTGACTGGGGCTCCGACCACTCCAGGTTCTGCCTGCGAGTACCTGGAATGACCCTCACCCCTATGCGGGTGCTAGGGCCGGCCCCAGGCTcggggtgtggggtggggtggggtggtgccCTCGGGTGGCTCGTGTCTATCTGGACACCTCGCTGCTTCACCTGGCCCTCAGGATCCTGCACAACTACCTGGTGTGGCGCGTGGTGGTGGTCTTGAGCGAGCACCTGTCACCACCGTTCCGAGAGGCACTGCATGAGCTGGCACGCGAGATGGAGGGCAGCGACAAGCCCCAGGAGCTGGCCCGTGTCTGCCTGGGCCAGGCCAACCGCCACTTTGGCATGGCGCTTGGTGCCCTCTTTGTACATGAGCACTTCTCAGCCGCCAGCAAGGCCAAGGTCAGGCTGTcctgggcctggaggtgggggtgagggtgctGGGCTGGGCATGGAGTCCTCACACGGCCGTGGTCTGAGGGTGGGGAGCCCCACACATCCCCCTCCATCCAGGACAGCAGGCTTAGCTTAGGGCCCAGCCCTTTTTGAGGCTCCAGGCTGCTTCTTGCTAGgcctcctcccccaggaggccCACCTGGTCTGTCAGCAGCAGGAGGCCCTCCCCATCAGTCCTGCCCACCTTTTCTGCTATGCTCGGTAGGTGTGGCCGTAGGAACGTATGTGATCGTTCCTGGTGCGGTTTGCCCCTTCCAGACTGCGAGCTTTGTGTCGGGGGTGCAGGGCCTGGATCCCCACCTCCAAGGTCTGCCCTTGGCGCTCAGTACCAAGCCCTGGGCTTAGGAAGTGCTGCTGAATGATTAGGGGTACCCCtcatgccaggtgctgggggcccAGAACTAAGACCTCATGGGCTGACCCTTGATCCCTGACCCCTGACCCGGCAGGTGCAGCAGCTGGTGGAAGACATCAAGTACATCTTGGGCCAGCGCCTGGAGGAGCTGGACTGGATGGATGCTGAAACCAAGGCGGCCGCTCGGGCCAAGGTGAAGTGGGACCCTATTCCATTGACTGGTTccacaaacacttattgagttcttactgtatgccaggcaccggggataacaagagacaaagatgccTCTTGTGGAGTTGGCATCACCCGGCCTGCGCTCCCCCCTCCTTGAACCCCACCCCTAGGCTGGCCTGAAGCTTTCTCCCTCGGGGGTTGAGGGGCTGTCTCCTGAGGCCCTGGCCACTCTGGCTGCCCTCTGGCCTGCAGCTCCAGTACATGATGGTGATGGTGGGCTACCCAGACTTCCTGCTAAAACCGGAGGCCGTGGACAAGGAGTATGAGGTGGGtctgcccctggccctgccctgcccagcctgaCCAGCCCAGCTTCTCCAGGCCCCTGACCACGACCTGGAGGGAGGCCCACCACCCCCGCAGAGAAGGAGCCACAGCCCTCAGCTGATGGACCCTAGGAGGGCATGGGACCTGCATGGTGCTGGtctggccctgcccctggcctgCTGCTGAGCGCTGCCCATCCTCTGTGCAGTTTGAGGTCCATGAGAAGACCTACTTCAAGAACATCTTGAACAGCATCCGCTTTAGCATCCAGCTGTCAGTCAAGAAGATCCGGCAGGAGGTGGACAAGTCCACGTGGGTGCCTGGCCCAGAGTTAGGGGGTCCGGGGGGGGCCGTGGGGAGAGGGCTTCTTACCAAGGCCGGGTAGGGCAAACCGCCTCACAGCCATCCTGATGTTGGGGGCCCAGGACCTGCATAGATCATTGGTGGGGGCCATCAGGGTGGGGGCTCAGCCTGGAGGAGGCCCAGGACATGGCTGTAggctgggccaccaaggcagccttcaaggaggaggaggccaggaggtGGGAGTAGTGGAGGAGGGAGTGTGGGCCCCCCAGCTGACCCCAGCCTTCCTCCACAGATGGCTGCTCCCACCACAGGCGCTCAATGCTTACTATCTGCCCAACAAGAACCAGATGGGTAAGGGGGTGTGTCCCAACAGGGGGCGTGGCCTGGAGGTGGGCGGATCTTTGCTGACCACGCCCCTCCATAGTATTCCCGGCGGGTATCCTGCAGCCCACGCTGTATGACCCTGACTTTCCGCAGTGAGTACCCCACCTGGTGTGAGCCAGAGCCACAGCCGGGCCTTGTGGGCGGGGTGCGTGGGGGCTGCTCATGCCACTCCAACCCGGATGGGCCTGGGGGTCACGACAGCTGCAGACCCTGGGTCCCCATAGTTTCACTTCGTGCTcagttatttagaaaaatgtgtaggttttttccccctttcttttaaATGTCCTGAGTCCCCCCTTACCTGGTTTGAGGCTTTAGGTGTTTCAAAAGTGGAGTGACCGTAGTGATGAGGAAAAAGGCCAAATCCCATGTggagtgcctcagtttccctcctgtcTCCCCCCCATCCCAGCTCTGTTAGATGTTATTTCTTAAAAGGCAGCTGCACAGGAATCCTTGGCCCCTCTTGCCTATCCCTCGAGGAAGCTGAGGCGCCTGTGCCCAGGACGGTGCAGACATGACTGTGGCCTCCCTAGGCCACCTCGTGGCCTGGCCGCGGCCTCCCGGGCCCTGGGCAGCAGCACGGGGCTCTCAGGGCAGGTGAGGCTGCGGCCTGACGCTGCTGCCATGGGCCCAGGTCTCTCAACTATGGGGGCATTGGCACCATCATCGGGCACGAGCTGACCCATGGCTACGATGACTGGGGTGAGGCCTGTGGGTGGCTTGGGgggtggcgggggagggggaggacagTCAGTGAGGGGCAGGGTGGTGATGGGCTGATTGAGGCCCCAGGGTCCCTCCGTCCCCATAGGCTGGTGCGTGCATGGGGGAGGGACTTGGtgcccagcctgggctctgggggtGAGAGTCGCTctcagccagccctgcccactgcccacagggGGCCAGTATGACCGTTCGGGCAACCTGCTGCACTGGTGGACAGAGGCCTCCTACAGCCGCTTCCTGCGCAAGGCTGAGTGCATCGTCCACCTCTACGACAACTTCACTGTCTACAACCAGCGGGTGAGTCCCCTCGCTGTCCCTCCTGCCCCTCATGCTGACCGGGCGCGGACTAGGAGCATGCATGCCCACGTGCG
It encodes:
- the ECEL1 gene encoding endothelin-converting enzyme-like 1 yields the protein METPYSMTAHYDEFQEVKYVSRCGTGGARGASLPPGFPLGAGRSATGARTGLPRWNRREVCLLSGLVFAAGLCAILAAMLALKYLGPGAAGGGCSEGCPERKAFARAARFLAANLDASIDPCQDFYSFACGGWLRRHAIPDDKLTYGTIAAIGEQNEERLRRLLARPGGGPGGAAQRKVRAFFRSCLDMREIERLGPRPMLEVIEDCGGWDLGGGAERPGAAARWDLNRLLYKAQGVYSAAALFSLTVSLDDRNSSRYVIRIDQDGLTLPERTLYLAQDEESEKILAAYRVFMERLLSLLGADAVEQKAQEILQLEQRLANITVSEYDDLRRDVRSMYNKVTLGQLQKITPHLRWKWLLDQIFQENFSEDEEVVLLATDYMQQVSQLIRSTPRRILHNYLVWRVVVVLSEHLSPPFREALHELAREMEGSDKPQELARVCLGQANRHFGMALGALFVHEHFSAASKAKVQQLVEDIKYILGQRLEELDWMDAETKAAARAKLQYMMVMVGYPDFLLKPEAVDKEYEFEVHEKTYFKNILNSIRFSIQLSVKKIRQEVDKSTWLLPPQALNAYYLPNKNQMVFPAGILQPTLYDPDFPQSLNYGGIGTIIGHELTHGYDDWGGQYDRSGNLLHWWTEASYSRFLRKAECIVHLYDNFTVYNQRVNGKHTLGENIADMGGLKLAYYAYQKWVREHGPEHPLHRLKYTHNQLFFIAFAQNWCIKRRSQSIYLQVLTDKHAPEHYRVLGSVSQFEEFGRAFHCPKDSPMNPAHKCSVW